A part of Onthophagus taurus isolate NC chromosome 7, IU_Otau_3.0, whole genome shotgun sequence genomic DNA contains:
- the LOC139430508 gene encoding general transcription factor II-I repeat domain-containing protein 2-like — translation MSEQEKSAEAALRVCWTLSKHQKPFSDSEIMKECMLEVASALFGERKDVVAAIQSIPMSARSNTRRMEILATDIKSSLLELLEKAPCYAIALDESCDVVDDEQISIFVRFFDVENKIFREELLAILPLKGNTRGEDLFKAIDKFINNSNIRYDKIVSLSTDGAPAMIGKEKGVVKKIRDKNPSLISYQCIIHQTALCGKLSATLKEVMDSLVQLINFMRSHSSLQHRKFKKFLSECDAVYSDLLQHNNVRWLTKGQVVERFWLIKDLLANLGYAGSKEALRVHNKPAQYANCGFSEGYSEIFKCVNIELQGNGKLICDLIQSVSAFRRKLDIFEKDIARHEFIHFPTILEYKKENSEEDVAVFVRFLSDLRDEFATRFQDFAEIEKLSQFLKFPYQVDASAEWTDVAAKLFSVSKSSLQVEIIDLQEDISLQIYKTVSTEEFWGKHVSEKYENCKKVAINLATMFGSTYICESSFSKMNFSKNTYRSRLTHDHLEDILCISCTPRTPNFKKLAQDRRCNFSH, via the coding sequence ATGAGTGAGCAAGAAAAATCGGCAGAAGCAGCGTTACGTGTGTGTTGGACACTTAGTAAACACCAAAAACCATTTTCAGATTCAGAAATAATGAAAGAATGTATGTTGGAAGTAGCCTCGGCACTTTTTGGAGAAAGAAAGGATGTAGTCGCTGCAATTCAAAGTATTCCAATGTCGGCAAGAAGTAATACAAGAAGAATGGAAATTTTAGCTACTGATATTAAAAGCTCTCTGCTTGAACTCTTGGAAAAGGCACCATGCTACGCCATTGCACTTGACGAATCATGTGATGTTGTTGATGATGAACAAATATCTATTTTCGTGAGATTTTTCGACGTTGAAAATAAGATATTCAGAGAAGAATTGCTCGCAATATTGCCTTTGAAAGGTAACACTCGAGGAGAAGATTTATTCAAAGCTATTGacaaattcattaataattccaACATTCGTTATGATAAAATAGTGTCGCTGTCAACTGACGGTGCCCCAGCGATGATTGGCAAAGAAAAAGGTGTAGTAAAGAAAATCAGGGATAAGAATCCAAGTCTAATATCGTATCAGTGTATAATTCATCAGACTGCCCTTTGTGGAAAACTCAGTGCTACACTGAAAGAAGTAATGGACAGCTTGGTgcagttaattaattttatgagaTCTCATTCTTCTCTTCAACACCGAAAGTTCAAGAAGTTTCTTTCAGAATGTGATGCAGTGTATTCTGACTTATTACAACACAACAATGTTCGTTGGTTAACTAAAGGTCAAGTTGTTGAACGTTTCTGGCTAATAAAGGACCTTCTTGCAAACCTTGGATACGCAGGGAGCAAAGAAGCACTTAGAGTTCATAACAAACCAGCGCAATATGCTAACTGTGGCTTTTCTGAAGGATattctgaaatatttaaatgcgTCAACATAGAGTTACAAGGGAATGGGAAATTAATATGTGATCTGATACAAAGCGTGTCTGCTTTTCGTCGTAAGctagatatttttgaaaaagatattGCAAGGCACGAATTTATTCATTTCCCAACAATTCTTGAGTATAAAAAAGAGAACTCTGAAGAAGACGTTGCAGTGTTTGTAAGATTTCTGTCCGATCTACGGGACGAATTTGCTACAAGATTTCAAGACTTTGCAGAAATTGAAAAGCTGTCTCAATTCCTAAAATTTCCTTATCAAGTTGATGCATCGGCAGAATGGACTGATGTGGCTGCTAAGTTGTTCAGCGTTTCAAAGTCTTCACTTCAAGTGGAGATAATCGACTTGCAAGAAGATATTTCTTTGCAAATCTATAAAACTGTATCCACTGAAGAATTTTGGGGTAAACATGTTtcagaaaaatatgaaaattgtaagaAAGTAGCTATCAATCTGGCCACTATGTTTGGTTCGACATATATATGCGAATCGTCGTTCTCGAAAATGAATTTTTCGAAGAACACATATCGGTCAAGGTTGACGCACGACCACCTCGAAGACATACTTTGCATTTCCTGTACCCCTCGTACACCGAACTTTAAAAAACTGGCCCAAGACCGTCGTTGTAATTTCTCACATTGA